A window of Thermoflexus sp. contains these coding sequences:
- the lepB gene encoding signal peptidase I, which produces MDEHPMGLPIEHTELPPEPVRERSAHPLLAFLRELIETALIVLVAMALVNTATARFRIEGSSMEPNLHDGEYVLISKISYWFGQPRRGDVVVFRFPHDPSRDFIKRVIGLPGETVAIRDGKVFIDGRPLEEPYIRGPMVYTYGPVTLGPDEYFVLGDNRNASNDSHNWGTLPRSAIIGKAWLIYWPPSRWGLIRNPFQGETP; this is translated from the coding sequence ATGGATGAGCATCCCATGGGACTTCCCATCGAACACACAGAGCTTCCGCCGGAACCGGTCCGGGAGCGGAGCGCCCACCCTCTGTTGGCTTTCCTGCGCGAATTGATCGAGACCGCGCTGATCGTGCTGGTGGCTATGGCGCTGGTGAACACCGCCACCGCCCGTTTCCGCATCGAAGGCTCCAGCATGGAGCCGAATCTGCACGATGGGGAATACGTGCTGATCAGCAAAATCAGCTACTGGTTCGGCCAGCCCCGCCGAGGGGATGTGGTGGTTTTCCGCTTCCCCCACGACCCTTCCCGGGATTTCATCAAGCGCGTCATCGGCCTCCCCGGGGAGACCGTAGCCATCCGGGACGGCAAGGTGTTCATCGACGGCCGTCCCCTGGAGGAGCCCTACATCCGGGGCCCGATGGTTTACACCTATGGGCCGGTGACCCTCGGGCCGGATGAGTATTTCGTCCTGGGCGACAACCGGAACGCCTCGAATGATTCTCATAACTGGGGAACCCTTCCCCGGTCGGCCATCATCGGGAAGGCCTGGCTGATCTACTGGCCCCCTTCCCGATGGGGATTGATCCGGAACCCTTTCCAGGGAGAGACGCCGTGA
- a CDS encoding penicillin-binding transpeptidase domain-containing protein — MNGWTRRAFLIRLLPAALGGWLSACRAVLRSDRTPTPAPPTPTPLPSPAGIVTAALEAMRREDPDALWALLTPASQAALSREELRALWRDTLNTVGVQAVEIEPLALIQDGETAQARYRIRWKTALFGDLEAEGILALRLLPGGWRLIWRDALLWPALEEGERFQVEYIIPERANLYDREGQSLAVQGEWVEIGVVPGQITDEGLLLQRLARATGLPAETIRSRYASGRPDWYMPILTLPADRLAPFAPDLEATPGVVLRPRSGRIYAGVAPQTVGIVGKIPAEELDAWRRRGYRGDEWVGRMGLEAWGEPYLAGIHGGRLLIQPAKAGNAAPRLIAERPFVPGRSITTTLKRGFQAQVEEIFGDRTGAVVVMDPRNGDLLALVSSPGFDPNALLEPNSPPPPPGAFLNRATQGLYPPGSIFKIVMMAAALTHGFTAGSTFQDPGYWDGLGPGYRKWCWLRSGHGLVDLPTALTVSCNVAFYQIGFALYQQDPDIVPRMARAFGLGAPTGIRGVSEEAGLVPDAAWRAQQGGRPWSVGDAVNMAIGQSDLLVTPLQIARMLAAVANGGILYRPRLVLRIGPAPGQPEETFPPEAQGRLPISEEALAVIRQGLLGVTTHPRGTATWVFRGMPFPIAGKTGTAEATPGRPPHAWFACYAPASQPELVVVVVVEHGGQGSAVAAPLARQILEAYYGLPRTPLPSPPAQADR, encoded by the coding sequence ATGAACGGATGGACCCGTCGAGCTTTTCTCATACGGTTGCTTCCCGCGGCGCTGGGCGGATGGCTGAGCGCGTGCCGGGCTGTTCTGCGGTCGGATCGGACTCCCACGCCGGCGCCTCCCACGCCCACCCCCCTGCCCTCTCCGGCCGGGATCGTCACGGCCGCGCTGGAGGCGATGCGGCGCGAGGATCCGGACGCCCTGTGGGCTCTTCTGACTCCGGCTTCTCAGGCCGCCCTGTCCCGGGAAGAGCTTCGCGCCCTGTGGCGGGATACACTGAACACGGTCGGCGTCCAGGCCGTGGAGATCGAGCCCCTTGCCCTGATCCAGGATGGGGAAACCGCTCAGGCCCGCTATCGGATCCGCTGGAAGACGGCCCTGTTCGGCGATCTGGAGGCGGAAGGGATCCTGGCGCTCCGGCTGCTCCCCGGGGGGTGGCGGCTCATATGGCGGGATGCGCTGCTCTGGCCCGCGCTGGAGGAGGGAGAGCGATTCCAGGTGGAATACATCATCCCGGAGCGGGCGAATCTTTATGACCGCGAGGGCCAGAGCCTGGCCGTGCAGGGGGAGTGGGTGGAGATCGGCGTGGTGCCCGGGCAGATCACCGACGAGGGGCTCCTGCTGCAACGGCTCGCCCGGGCGACTGGGCTTCCGGCGGAAACCATCCGATCCCGCTATGCCTCCGGCCGTCCGGACTGGTATATGCCGATCCTAACGTTGCCCGCGGATCGCCTGGCGCCCTTCGCCCCGGATCTGGAGGCGACGCCCGGGGTGGTGCTGCGTCCCCGGAGCGGCCGGATCTACGCCGGCGTCGCCCCGCAGACGGTCGGGATCGTGGGGAAGATCCCGGCCGAAGAGCTGGATGCCTGGCGGCGCCGGGGATATCGAGGGGACGAATGGGTCGGACGGATGGGGCTAGAGGCGTGGGGAGAGCCCTATCTCGCGGGGATCCATGGGGGTCGCCTGCTCATCCAGCCGGCGAAAGCCGGGAACGCCGCCCCCCGGCTCATCGCCGAGCGCCCCTTCGTCCCCGGCCGCTCCATCACCACCACCCTGAAACGGGGCTTTCAGGCCCAGGTGGAGGAGATCTTCGGGGATCGAACGGGGGCCGTCGTGGTGATGGATCCCCGGAATGGGGATCTCCTGGCCCTCGTCAGCAGTCCAGGTTTCGATCCCAACGCCCTGCTCGAGCCGAACAGCCCGCCTCCCCCGCCCGGCGCGTTTTTGAATCGGGCCACCCAGGGCCTGTATCCCCCGGGCTCGATCTTCAAGATCGTGATGATGGCGGCCGCCCTCACCCACGGGTTCACCGCGGGCAGCACCTTCCAGGATCCGGGATACTGGGACGGCCTGGGGCCGGGCTACCGGAAGTGGTGCTGGCTTCGGAGCGGGCACGGCCTGGTGGACCTTCCCACGGCGTTAACCGTCTCCTGCAATGTCGCGTTCTATCAGATCGGGTTTGCCCTTTACCAGCAGGATCCCGATATCGTCCCGCGGATGGCGCGGGCCTTTGGGCTGGGAGCGCCGACGGGCATTCGGGGCGTGTCGGAGGAGGCTGGACTGGTTCCGGATGCGGCCTGGCGCGCTCAACAGGGCGGCCGTCCCTGGTCGGTGGGGGACGCGGTGAACATGGCCATCGGCCAGAGCGATCTCCTGGTTACTCCCCTCCAGATCGCGCGGATGCTGGCGGCGGTGGCCAATGGGGGGATCCTCTACCGGCCCCGGCTGGTGCTTCGAATCGGCCCGGCGCCCGGGCAACCCGAGGAGACCTTCCCTCCAGAGGCGCAGGGGCGACTGCCGATCTCGGAGGAGGCGCTGGCTGTGATCCGCCAGGGCCTCCTCGGCGTCACCACCCACCCACGGGGAACCGCAACCTGGGTCTTTCGGGGGATGCCGTTTCCGATCGCTGGGAAGACCGGAACGGCGGAGGCGACCCCTGGGCGGCCGCCCCACGCGTGGTTTGCATGCTATGCGCCGGCAAGCCAGCCGGAGCTGGTGGTCGTAGTGGTGGTGGAACACGGCGGCCAGGGCTCGGCCGTCGCGGCTCCCCTGGCCCGCCAGATCCTGGAGGCCTACTATGGCCTCCCACGCACCCCCCTCCCCTCGCCACCGGCCCAGGCGGATCGATAG
- a CDS encoding YgiT-type zinc finger protein: MWPCPNCRIGYMRPRRITYAGYHGDLFIVVPNMPAYICDVCGNRQYDEEALMQLIPLIGPRGESGRAQDLGSEPMDRPPGPEWGTHRRPA; the protein is encoded by the coding sequence ATGTGGCCGTGCCCGAACTGCCGGATCGGTTACATGCGGCCACGCCGGATCACTTACGCCGGCTATCACGGGGATCTCTTCATCGTGGTGCCGAACATGCCCGCTTACATCTGTGATGTATGTGGGAACCGGCAATACGATGAGGAGGCCCTGATGCAACTGATCCCGCTGATCGGCCCCCGGGGGGAGAGCGGGCGGGCCCAGGATCTCGGCTCCGAGCCGATGGATCGACCCCCCGGGCCGGAGTGGGGAACCCATCGCCGTCCCGCCTGA
- the deoC gene encoding deoxyribose-phosphate aldolase, giving the protein MNVRTAWTREALAARIDHTLLRPEATPGDIDRLCEEALRYGCAAVCVNPIYVARAAARLAGTPVKVATVVGFPLGASLTAIKVAEATLALSQGAREIDMVLPIGLLKAGEIDAVRADVQAVAAVCHAAGALCKVILETALLTAEEKVLAARLTVEAGADFVKTSTGFGPGGATVEDVALLRRAVGPTIGVKAAGGIRTAEQAIAMLEAGASRLGTSATVAILEALPSVFPPEGDDSPKA; this is encoded by the coding sequence GTGAACGTCCGCACGGCCTGGACCCGGGAGGCGCTGGCGGCGCGGATCGATCACACGCTGCTCCGCCCGGAGGCCACCCCGGGCGACATCGATCGGCTGTGCGAGGAAGCCCTGCGCTACGGCTGCGCGGCGGTATGTGTGAATCCGATTTACGTGGCGCGGGCCGCCGCCCGGCTGGCCGGAACCCCGGTGAAGGTGGCGACGGTGGTGGGATTCCCTCTGGGCGCCAGCCTCACGGCGATCAAGGTCGCCGAGGCGACCCTGGCCCTCAGCCAGGGCGCCCGGGAGATCGATATGGTCCTCCCCATCGGCCTGCTTAAAGCGGGGGAGATCGACGCCGTCCGGGCGGACGTGCAAGCGGTGGCTGCGGTGTGCCATGCGGCCGGCGCCCTCTGCAAGGTGATCCTGGAGACCGCGCTGCTTACCGCAGAGGAAAAAGTCCTGGCTGCTCGCCTGACGGTGGAGGCGGGCGCGGATTTCGTGAAGACCTCCACTGGCTTTGGGCCGGGCGGCGCCACGGTGGAGGATGTCGCCTTGCTCCGCCGAGCGGTAGGGCCCACCATCGGTGTGAAGGCCGCGGGGGGCATCCGGACGGCGGAGCAGGCCATCGCGATGCTGGAAGCGGGAGCCAGCCGCCTGGGGACCAGCGCCACCGTCGCGATCCTGGAGGCGCTGCCGTCCGTCTTCCCCCCAGAGGGGGACGATAGCCCGAAGGCATGA
- a CDS encoding tyrosine-type recombinase/integrase, giving the protein MDPSQETLEFWILRFLDAWVVAEAVSASTLKAYRYTLSSLARFLNSHGISQWAEARAPLLEAFLQDATARRGWSPSTWNQKVAALRAFFRFLETEGVIQENPAILLRWHSPRRGIRLPLSVDQRQRLWETAETLPETPLGLRDRLIVALIGHLGLRAGQAVALTVEDVDLTWGRLRIPGRGGPRWLELPEIVARCLQRYLDAGRPVLIRDPVIRALLLNHRGEPLTRHGLWRAIKVLALRAGLSLSISPERLRQPPGLPLSMNDPPM; this is encoded by the coding sequence ATGGATCCCTCCCAGGAGACGCTGGAGTTCTGGATCCTCCGTTTCCTGGATGCGTGGGTGGTGGCGGAGGCCGTCTCCGCCTCCACCCTGAAGGCCTATCGCTACACCCTTTCCTCCCTCGCCCGCTTCCTGAACAGCCATGGGATCTCGCAGTGGGCGGAGGCGCGCGCCCCGCTCCTGGAAGCCTTCCTCCAGGACGCCACGGCCCGGCGCGGATGGTCCCCCAGCACGTGGAATCAGAAGGTCGCCGCCCTTCGGGCGTTTTTTCGCTTCCTGGAAACCGAAGGGGTGATCCAGGAGAACCCGGCCATCCTCCTTCGATGGCACTCCCCCCGACGGGGAATCCGTCTCCCTCTTTCGGTGGATCAACGTCAACGCCTGTGGGAGACGGCCGAGACGCTCCCGGAGACCCCTCTCGGGTTGCGGGATCGTCTGATCGTGGCCCTCATCGGTCACCTGGGATTGCGGGCCGGGCAGGCCGTTGCCCTGACGGTGGAGGATGTGGACCTGACGTGGGGACGCCTGCGGATCCCCGGGCGCGGCGGCCCTCGCTGGCTCGAGCTGCCGGAAATCGTCGCCCGCTGCCTCCAGCGCTATCTGGACGCCGGCCGCCCGGTGCTGATCCGCGACCCGGTGATCCGGGCGCTGCTGCTGAATCACCGGGGAGAACCGCTGACCCGCCATGGGCTGTGGCGGGCGATCAAGGTCCTGGCGCTGCGGGCCGGGCTTTCCCTCTCGATCTCCCCGGAACGCCTGCGGCAGCCGCCGGGCCTTCCGCTTTCAATGAACGATCCACCCATGTAG